One genomic region from Pseudorca crassidens isolate mPseCra1 chromosome 11, mPseCra1.hap1, whole genome shotgun sequence encodes:
- the ASIC1 gene encoding acid-sensing ion channel 1 isoform X2, with amino-acid sequence MELKAEEEEVGGVQPVSIQAFASSSTLHGLAHIFSYERLSLKRALWALCFLGSLAVLLCVCTERVQYYFHYHHVTKLDEVAASQLTFPAVTLCNLNEFRFSQVSKNDLYHAGELLALLNNRYEIPDTQMADEKQLEILQDKANFRSFKPKPFNMREFYDRAGHDIRDMLLSCHFRGEVCSAEDFKVVFTRYGKCYTFNSGRDGRPRLKTMKGGTGNGLEIMLDIQQDEYLPVWGETDETSFEAGIKVQIHSQDEPPFIDQLGFGVAPGFQTFVACQEQRLIYLPPPWGTCKAVTMDLDFFDSYSITACRIDCETRYLVENCNCRMVHMPGDAPYCTPEQYKECADPALDFLVEKDQEYCVCEMPCNLTRYGKELSMVKIPSKASAKYLAKKFNKSEQYIGENILVLDIFFEVLNYETIEQKKAYEIAGLLGDIGGQMGLFIGASILTVLELFDYAYEVIKHKLCRRGKCQKEAKRSSADKGVALSLDDVKRHNPCESLRGHPAGMTYAANILPHHPARGTFEDFTC; translated from the exons ATGGAACTGAAggctgaggaggaggaggtgggtggCGTCCAGCCGGTGAGCATCCAGGCCTTCGCCAGCAGCTCCACGTTGCACGGCCTGGCCCACATCTTCTCCTACGAGCGGCTGTCTCTGAAGCGGGCGCTCTGGGCCCTCTGCTTCCTGGGCTCACTGGCTGTGCTGCTGTGTGTGTGCACCGAGCGTGTGCAGTACTACTTCCACTACCACCACGTCACCAAGCTCGACGAGGTGGCTGCCTCCCAGCTCACCTTCCCTGCTGTCACGCTGTGCAACCTCAACGAGTTCCGCTTTAGCCAAGTCTCCAAGAATGACCTGTACCACGCTGGGGAGCTGCTGGCTCTGCTCAACAACAG GTATGAGATACCAGACACACAGATGGCAGATGAAAAGCAGCTGGAGATACTGCAGGACAAGGCCAACTTCCGCAGCTTCAAGCCCAAGCCCTTCAACATGCGCGAGTTCTACGACCGCGCGGGGCACGACATTCGAGACATGCTGCTCTCCTGCCACTTCCGGGGGGAGGTCTGCAGCGCTGAGGACTTCAAGGTG GTCTTCACACGGTACGGAAAGTGCTACACGTTCAACTCTGGCCGAGATGGGCGTCCCAGGCTGAAGACCATGAAGGGTGGGACGGGCAATGGGCTGGAGATCATGCTGGACATTCAGCAGGACGAGTACCTGCCCGTGTGGGGGGAGACCG ATGAGACGTCCTTCGAAGCGGGCATCAAAGTGCAGATCCACAGTCAGGATGAACCTCCCTTCATCGACCAGCTGGGCTTCGGTGTAGCCCCAGGGTTCCAGACCTTCGTGGCCTGTCAAGAGCAGCGG CTCATCTACCTGCCCCCGCCCTGGGGCACCTGCAAAGCTGTTACCATGGACTTGGATTTCTTCGACTCCTACAGCATTACCGCCTGCCGCATCGACTGTGAGACCCGCTACCTGGTGGAGAACTGTAACTGCCGCATGGTGCACATGCCAG GGGATGCCCCATACTGCACTCCAGAGCAGTACAAGGAGTGTGCAGATCCTGCCCTGG acttcctggtggagaaGGACCAGGAGTACTGTGTGTGTGAAATGCCCTGCAACTTGACTCGCTATGGCAAGGAGCTGTCCATGGTCAAGATCCCCAGCAAAGCGTCAGCCAAGTACCTGGCCAAGAAGTTCAACAAGTCTGAGCAGTACATAGG GGAGAACATCCTGGTGCTGGACATTTTCTTTGAAGTCCTCAACTATGAGACCATTGAGCAGAAGAAGGCCTATGAGATCGCAGGACTCCTGG GTGACATTGGAGGCCAGATGGGTCTGTTCATCGGGGCCAGCATCCTCACTGTGCTGGAGCTCTTCGACTACGCCTACGAG gtgATAAAACACAAGCTGTGCAGACGAGGGAAGTGCCAGAAGGAGGCAAAACGGAGCAGCGCGGACAAGGGCGTGGCCCTCAGCCTGGATGACGTCAAAAGACAC AACCCGTGTGAGAGCCTCCGGGGCCATCCTGCCGGGATGACGTATGCTGCCAACATCCTACCTCACCATCCGGCCCGAGGCACTTTTGAGGACTTTACCTGCTGA
- the ASIC1 gene encoding acid-sensing ion channel 1 isoform X1 — MPIQIFCSVSFSSGEEAPGPLGDVWGPHQRQQRDNSESEEEGEEKEKEAERKGAREGDLPMDLVAFANSCTLHGASHIFVEGGPGPRQALWAAAFILALGAFLCQVGDRVAYYLSYPHVTLLDEVATTELAFPAVTLCNTNAVRLSQLSYPDLLYLAPMLGLDESDDPGVPLAPPGPEAFSGEPFNLHRFYNRSCHRLEDMLLYCSYCGGPCGPHNFSVVFTRYGKCYTFNSGRDGRPRLKTMKGGTGNGLEIMLDIQQDEYLPVWGETDETSFEAGIKVQIHSQDEPPFIDQLGFGVAPGFQTFVACQEQRLIYLPPPWGTCKAVTMDLDFFDSYSITACRIDCETRYLVENCNCRMVHMPGDAPYCTPEQYKECADPALDFLVEKDQEYCVCEMPCNLTRYGKELSMVKIPSKASAKYLAKKFNKSEQYIGENILVLDIFFEVLNYETIEQKKAYEIAGLLGDIGGQMGLFIGASILTVLELFDYAYEVIKHKLCRRGKCQKEAKRSSADKGVALSLDDVKRHNPCESLRGHPAGMTYAANILPHHPARGTFEDFTC; from the exons ATGCCCATCCAGATCTTCTGCTCTGTGTCCTTCTCCTCTGGAGAGGAGGCCCCAGGGCCCTTGGGAGATGTTTGGGGTCCCCACCAGCGGCAACAGCGGGACAACTCAGAatcagaagaggagggagaagagaaggaaaaggaggcagagaggaagggggcCAGAGAGGGGGACTTACCGATGGACTTGGTGGCCTTTGCCAACAGCTGCACCCTTCATGGAGCCAGCCACATCTTTGTGGAAGGGGGTCCAGGGCCACGGCAGGCCCTGTGGGCAGCGGCCTTTATCCTGGCACTGGGTGCCTTCTTGTGCCAGGTCGGGGATCGAGTTGCCTATTACCTCAGCTACCCACATGTGACTCTGCTAGATGAAGTGGCCACGACGGAGCTGGCCTTCCCGGCGGTCACCCTCTGCAACACCAATGCCGTGCGGCTGTCCCAGCTCAGCTACCCCGACTTGCTCTACCTGGCCCCCATGCTGGGGCTGGATGAAAGCGATGACCCCGGGGTGCCCCTCGCCCCACCGGGGCCCGAGGCCTTCTCTGGGGAGCCCTTTAACCTGCACCGCTTCTACAATCGCTCCTGCCACCGGCTGGAGGACATGCTGCTCTATTGCTCCTACTGCGGGGGGCCCTGTGGCCCTCACAACTTCTCAGTG GTCTTCACACGGTACGGAAAGTGCTACACGTTCAACTCTGGCCGAGATGGGCGTCCCAGGCTGAAGACCATGAAGGGTGGGACGGGCAATGGGCTGGAGATCATGCTGGACATTCAGCAGGACGAGTACCTGCCCGTGTGGGGGGAGACCG ATGAGACGTCCTTCGAAGCGGGCATCAAAGTGCAGATCCACAGTCAGGATGAACCTCCCTTCATCGACCAGCTGGGCTTCGGTGTAGCCCCAGGGTTCCAGACCTTCGTGGCCTGTCAAGAGCAGCGG CTCATCTACCTGCCCCCGCCCTGGGGCACCTGCAAAGCTGTTACCATGGACTTGGATTTCTTCGACTCCTACAGCATTACCGCCTGCCGCATCGACTGTGAGACCCGCTACCTGGTGGAGAACTGTAACTGCCGCATGGTGCACATGCCAG GGGATGCCCCATACTGCACTCCAGAGCAGTACAAGGAGTGTGCAGATCCTGCCCTGG acttcctggtggagaaGGACCAGGAGTACTGTGTGTGTGAAATGCCCTGCAACTTGACTCGCTATGGCAAGGAGCTGTCCATGGTCAAGATCCCCAGCAAAGCGTCAGCCAAGTACCTGGCCAAGAAGTTCAACAAGTCTGAGCAGTACATAGG GGAGAACATCCTGGTGCTGGACATTTTCTTTGAAGTCCTCAACTATGAGACCATTGAGCAGAAGAAGGCCTATGAGATCGCAGGACTCCTGG GTGACATTGGAGGCCAGATGGGTCTGTTCATCGGGGCCAGCATCCTCACTGTGCTGGAGCTCTTCGACTACGCCTACGAG gtgATAAAACACAAGCTGTGCAGACGAGGGAAGTGCCAGAAGGAGGCAAAACGGAGCAGCGCGGACAAGGGCGTGGCCCTCAGCCTGGATGACGTCAAAAGACAC AACCCGTGTGAGAGCCTCCGGGGCCATCCTGCCGGGATGACGTATGCTGCCAACATCCTACCTCACCATCCGGCCCGAGGCACTTTTGAGGACTTTACCTGCTGA